CTTGTCGGCGATCACATTGTGAAGTTCCTGCGGGTCCCTTTCGAGGTCGTACAATTCGTCCTTTTCATACAGCCGCCGCACGTACTTATGCGTCCTGGTGCGGCACATGGCCGCCTTACCCATGTATGAGAAAGGAAGTTCATCAAGGCCTCATTAAAGACTTCCGGGGCTTCCTCATGAGGCGAATGGCCCACACCGGGAACAGTGACAAGCTCGGCCTGGCTGATGTTTCCTTTCAGAACCTGGGATGCTTCTGTAAAAGCCGTATCTTCCTCACCCCAGAAGACGAGCGTTGGCGCCTTTATTTCATTCAGTCTGTCTGTTACCGGCGGCCACTTCCTGAAGGTCCTTGCCACGTAGATGTAACCATCTACTGAAGTATTCAAAACTTTCTGCCGGGATATTTCACGTAATTCAGGATGTTTTTGAAATCTTTCGATCCGCATCGGATTATTGGCTGCATCGTATTCAAAAGCAGCCTCCAATCCCTCGTTTCTAGCCAGCTCATCCAGCTTAGCCCTTAACTTGGCATACCCGGGTGGCAAATCCCAGCTACCGCTGGAAGTGTCCACAAGCACCAGGGCCTTGACCGCCTCCGGGTGATCAAGGACAAACTGGAGGGACATAAATCCTCCCATGGAATGACCGACCAGGCAGCAGCGATCAATACCGAGCGCGTTTAAGAGAGCGTTCACATCCTCGCTGAAGATTTTGACGGAGTAATCTTCTTCCGATGTCAATGCTTCTGATTTACCGTGGCCTCTGTGATCCACAGCGATGGCTTTGTACTTTTGAGAAACAACGGGTATCTGATTCTGCCAGTCCTCGACACTGCCGGTATAACCATGAAGGAAGACGACAGCCTCGCCTTCACCTATTTGCTCATAGTTCAGATTGACCTTGTTCACCTTTAATAACGTCATAGTTCACCCTCCGTATGAAGATTTTTGATGTGCTTGGTTGCTTTGGACAAATCGAACCCGGTCTTGTTTTTCAAGAAATTTCCTGGAAAAGATTCCCTTCAAGAGCTATATGAATCAAGTTTATTGGTCTCACGGGTATAATAACGGCAAAGGTGAGCCAGGGCTCTGGCCGCCCTGCTAAGCGATGGATAAGCCGGGATTCCGGCCTTGCAAAACTCTGCCCTCTGAGCAGTTCCCTTAACGGCCAGATCAGGGTCCCCGCCGTCGGAATCCACCGTAAAGACCGTGGGCTTTTGATGTCCTTTCTTTTTAATAAATTCAATCGTTTTCAACGTCATGTCTGATGTTAGATCCATGTGAAAGGCAAGTCTGGGAATAAGTCGGTCAATAATGATCATATCAATATAAGGGTCCCGGTATCCCAGCGCCAAAACCTCTGCCAGATACTCCGGATCTTCAAAGGTCCGCCACATATCGAGCGGATTTCCAGCGATTGAGCCTGCCACGGGCACGCTCTGACGCAGGCTTTCCATAGTGGTTTCAGACAAGGGCGGAACATCAAGTCCCTCGCGAATGCAGATATCACTGTAAGATACGCTATTACCACCTCCACCCCCGACAAGGAAGATACTCTTTCCTTCTGGCGCTGGCAGAAGGCAGAAGGCGGTGACGGCGTCCGCCCACTCGTTCATTGAGTGTACCTGCATCGCTCCGGCCTGACGAAAAAAGGCTTCCCAGAGCCTGTGCTTGCCAGCCATGGTGCCGGTATGGGAGGCCACTGTCCTGGCCCCGGCCTCGGTCTCTCCGCCCTTCCAGATAATAATAGGTTTTTTTTGGCTTACTTCCCTGGCAAGCTCCAGAAAGCCCTGGCCATCCTTAACGCTCTCCAGATACATGGCGATTACCCGAATCTTTTCATCTTCAGCCATGAACTTAAGGTAATCCGTGCTGTCCAGGACCGCGGCGTTCCCGAAACTAACCGCTTTCTCCACGCCAATCCCCAGCGAATATGCATATTCGGTCAGGCGCTGGGTGATCCCGCCACTCTGAGAAATAACGCCGAGCGGGCCACTCATGCCAGGCAAAGCGCCCCACGCCGTCAGGCCTGCTGAAGGGCAGTAAGGTCCCATACAATTTGGGCCGATGACCAGGAGTCCGTTTTCCTTGGAAATGGAGACAACCTGTCTTTCAAGCTCCTTTCCTTCTTTTGTTCCTATTTCTTTGAACCCGGCAGAGAAGATATGGATGTGCCTCAGGCCAATGCGCCCGCATTCTTCAAGAATCGCGGGCACATACCGTGCAGCTACGCAGACGATAGCCAGGTCCGGCACCTCAGGGACAGATGACAGGTTAGGGTAAGCCTTGAGTCCTTGAAGCTCATCAGCCCGCGGGTTGATGGGATAAAGCTTCCCTGAAAAATTAAAATCCTGAAGTCTCCTCATGAAACTCATGCCGCCAAAACGATTCTTGCCTCTTGAAACGCCGACAATGGCAATATGTCTTGGATTGAAAAATGGTATTAAATCGGCTTCTGGGGAGATCATAAATTGCCTCACTCCATAAAGTCAGCTTTAACGTGGGAACAGGTGCAACCAGATCGTTTCTTTCTCAGGAGTTGTCCTGATAGGCTGATCGGATTTAGGCCTTATCATATGGGCCAAGGCATGAAAGACTGCCCTCAAGGACCCATCCCTGTCATCACTTGAATTCCTTGAGTTCCGCGCGTAAGAAAAATCAAAGATATAGTGGATGGCGATGGTCTTAAGAGGCCTTGATAATAAGCGAACGACCGGGCCTTCGGTCCCTACGAATGCGTTATACCTGATTATCCGCTGATCTATACTAATCGGCCGAGAGAGTCTGAATCAGCCTCTCTTTTACCTCCATCGCTTCAGACACGATTGCCTGCATGAGTTCGGCAACGCTCGGGATGTCATGGATACGGCCCACGACCTGCCCGACTGAAAAGAGTCCCTTGTCGAGGTCTCCCTGCAGCCATCCCGTGCGGCCGGCCTCCCCGCTGATCAGGGGCGCGAGTTCTTCAAAGGAAGCGCCCCGGTTTTCCATCTCGAGGATTTTTTCTGCCCAGGCGTTTCGAAGAACCCGGCTCGGATTTCCCAGAGACTGCATGACGATCACAGTGCTCGTTTCAGGAGATTCGATCATTTTCTGCTTGACCGCGTCAGGCACCGTACATTCCTTGGTGCCCATGAAACGGGTCCCCATGTTGACGCCTTCCGCCCCGAGGGCCAGGGCCACCACCAGAGAGCGGCCGTCGCTGAATCCCCCACCGGCAATCAGGGGCTTCTCCGTTCCATCCACGGCCTGCGGTATCAGGACCAGAGAGGTCACGCCCTCCATACTCGGATGGCCGCCGCACTCCGTACCGACGATGGATACCGCATCCACACCCAAGCGATCCACCTTGACCGCGTCCCGCACACGGGCGCACTTATGGATGTGAATCAGACCGGCGTCGGCGATCTGCTCCCGGTAAGGCTGCGGGTTCCGACCGGCTGTCTCGATTATTTTCACTCCTGATTCAATAACCGTGTCAATCAACTCCTCAGCCGGCCTGGGCATCAGGGCCGGAAACAGGGAGACGTTGACCCCAAACGGCTTATCCGTCATGTCTTTGGTTTTTTTAATCTCGTCCAGCAGTTCCTCTTCTTCCGGAAAGGTGGCCGCCGGGATACAGGAAAAGCCCCCGGCATTTGCCACGGCCGACACCAATTCAGCCCGGGTTATCCCCTGCATGGTCCCGCACTGAATCGGATACTCAATTCCCAACAGTTCTGTTAATCTCGTTTTCAGCATGACACTCCTTCCTTTTGTTAAAATAGTTGATTGATACGGGCCAAAAATTTTTACTACTATACCTGATGCTAAAAGATTTTTCGACCCTTTTATGAGGACTCTTCCAGGAATCTAATTACCCATTATCATCGGATTAGAGACCTGCCCGCAACACATGGATTTGAAAGGTGATACCTGGGCAGAGAGACCGAGGAGACACACAGGTATTCTAAAGGACAGTGGAAGAACTGCCAGTGTTCATAACAAAGGCCCGTTTGGGTTGTTTATTCTGATAAGGCACCCCCATTTTCTTTTTGTTTATTGACTCTGCCTGGCAAGCCTGCTAATTTTTTCAGAGCGATAATAAGTCTAATCAGTCTGCTATTTTTTGCGCTGACCTGGTTAGTTATTGGATTCTGCCGACCGGATAATCAAACGTTTGATGACACGATTGCCTTGACTGTATTATGGGAGGGACCCATAACATGAGTGAAAAATCAGGTTTTGAAGCCATTCCAATTGGTATGGAGGTGGGGCCGAAGGAATTGACCCTTGATGTGCAGACCGTTAAGGAGAGGATCGGGCTTGTCCAGTGGGAGGTCAAAGAGCTTATGGATACCGGTCTGGCCCCTCCGGGCTTGACTATTGTCGAGCATCCTCGCATGAAGTTCGCGGCGCTGCCAGATTTGCGTTCATCTATCTGGGCTAAAAGCGAACATGAATTCCTCAAGCCCATGAAGATCGGCAGTAAGATATTCATTCGCGGCAAGGTTGTGGAAAAGTATGTTAAGCGCGGCTGGAAGTATGTCGTGTGCGAGTATGAAACAATTGATGAAGCCGGTGAGGTGCTGTTGAGGAGCCGCGAAACAGGTACATACATTGAGTAAGGAGGTGAAGATCATGGAACAAGCTGCGCAGCCCATAAAGACAGGTCAGGAGATCCCCAGCCTGATCAAAACGGCCTACATGCCCATTGACCCGGATGAACGGAATCCCATCCATACCGACGACTACGCCAAGAAATATGGCATGCGAGGGGCCCTGGTGGGAGGCGCCATCTTGCTGAGTTATGTGCTGGAGATGCTGTATAATTATTTTGGCCAGAACTGGCTGTATTACGGCAAGATCAATGTTTCCTTTGTCGGCGGCGGGGCGATAAATGGTGATGTGGTCACCAGTCACGGTTTGATCACCGCGCTAGAACCCGAGGAAGCCGGTACCAGGCTTAAGCTTGATGTCTGGCTGGAAAATCAGGATCAGAGCAAGATAGTGGTTGGTGAGGCGAGCTGCATCCAGCAGCAGCCGGCCCAATGATGCTGTCTGAGGCGTGGATTATAGTTCATAAAGGAGCACAGCAGTATGCCCAAGGTCAAGGTTAATGGTATTGATATCTACTACGAGGTTCATGGTCAGGGTTATCCAGTGGTTTTTCTTCACGGCTTCTCAGCGACACACCAGATGTGGGAGCCTCAGATGCCGGTACTCTCCGGGGGCTACCGGTTCATAATCTACGACGCGCGGGGTCACGGCCAATCGGAAAGTCCTCCCTCGGTCGAAGATTACTCTG
This sequence is a window from Deltaproteobacteria bacterium. Protein-coding genes within it:
- a CDS encoding nitronate monooxygenase, coding for MLKTRLTELLGIEYPIQCGTMQGITRAELVSAVANAGGFSCIPAATFPEEEELLDEIKKTKDMTDKPFGVNVSLFPALMPRPAEELIDTVIESGVKIIETAGRNPQPYREQIADAGLIHIHKCARVRDAVKVDRLGVDAVSIVGTECGGHPSMEGVTSLVLIPQAVDGTEKPLIAGGGFSDGRSLVVALALGAEGVNMGTRFMGTKECTVPDAVKQKMIESPETSTVIVMQSLGNPSRVLRNAWAEKILEMENRGASFEELAPLISGEAGRTGWLQGDLDKGLFSVGQVVGRIHDIPSVAELMQAIVSEAMEVKERLIQTLSAD
- a CDS encoding DUF4976 domain-containing protein; the encoded protein is MGKAAMCRTRTHKYVRRLYEKDELYDLERDPQELHNVIADKAYSQDLSQLKERMLSWYMETCDVVPYDTDRRF
- a CDS encoding CoA-binding protein: MISPEADLIPFFNPRHIAIVGVSRGKNRFGGMSFMRRLQDFNFSGKLYPINPRADELQGLKAYPNLSSVPEVPDLAIVCVAARYVPAILEECGRIGLRHIHIFSAGFKEIGTKEGKELERQVVSISKENGLLVIGPNCMGPYCPSAGLTAWGALPGMSGPLGVISQSGGITQRLTEYAYSLGIGVEKAVSFGNAAVLDSTDYLKFMAEDEKIRVIAMYLESVKDGQGFLELAREVSQKKPIIIWKGGETEAGARTVASHTGTMAGKHRLWEAFFRQAGAMQVHSMNEWADAVTAFCLLPAPEGKSIFLVGGGGGNSVSYSDICIREGLDVPPLSETTMESLRQSVPVAGSIAGNPLDMWRTFEDPEYLAEVLALGYRDPYIDMIIIDRLIPRLAFHMDLTSDMTLKTIEFIKKKGHQKPTVFTVDSDGGDPDLAVKGTAQRAEFCKAGIPAYPSLSRAARALAHLCRYYTRETNKLDSYSS
- a CDS encoding MaoC family dehydratase, which gives rise to MEQAAQPIKTGQEIPSLIKTAYMPIDPDERNPIHTDDYAKKYGMRGALVGGAILLSYVLEMLYNYFGQNWLYYGKINVSFVGGGAINGDVVTSHGLITALEPEEAGTRLKLDVWLENQDQSKIVVGEASCIQQQPAQ